In Streptococcus dysgalactiae subsp. dysgalactiae, the following are encoded in one genomic region:
- a CDS encoding Mbeg1-like protein, producing MATLLDYIKTNGHRDYHSLALNELDVAVINEIGYLAFDELVADDNHLEATIKLIQLPLLQTREIKGAPYDFFNTKERLDLFQMMCQSKRFSELTLSHYINDINTEFEKQFAAMVFRLPSIDYTQLVFRGTDDSLIGWKEDFKLTYMREIPAHRSAIDYLKTYHTYYPNQKLVLSGHSKGGNLALYAASFVPKNVQASLKDIYLFDSPGLIKEFLTHPGYQAIRRRLVVIKPQDAIIGVMLYCDVSEKIVQSQSYGLLQHQMVNWQITPNAQFKRAPKRSALSYDLEETFKDWTNQLSKQDLKLLCDTFFDCLAASGITSLNAFSLDDKAFLTLMRVISSLQSIDHEKKKVMVKSLHQLMVTYGSYRRRDISENIHNHLQQLLTLTKGIK from the coding sequence ATGGCAACCCTCTTAGATTATATAAAGACTAATGGACACCGTGACTATCATAGTTTAGCCTTAAATGAATTAGATGTTGCGGTGATTAATGAAATTGGTTACCTGGCTTTTGATGAGTTAGTGGCTGATGATAATCACCTAGAGGCGACAATTAAACTAATTCAGTTGCCTTTACTGCAGACTAGAGAAATCAAGGGGGCTCCCTATGATTTTTTTAACACCAAAGAACGGTTGGATCTCTTTCAAATGATGTGTCAGTCAAAGCGGTTTTCAGAACTGACCTTATCGCACTATATCAATGACATCAATACTGAGTTTGAAAAGCAATTTGCAGCTATGGTGTTTCGTCTTCCTTCGATTGATTATACTCAACTGGTTTTTCGAGGGACCGATGACAGTTTGATTGGATGGAAAGAGGATTTCAAGCTTACTTATATGCGGGAAATTCCAGCTCATCGCTCCGCCATAGACTACCTTAAAACCTATCACACCTATTACCCTAATCAAAAATTAGTCTTGAGTGGGCATTCCAAAGGAGGAAACCTAGCCTTGTATGCCGCTAGTTTTGTGCCAAAGAATGTGCAAGCCTCTCTCAAGGACATTTATCTTTTTGACTCGCCTGGTCTCATCAAAGAATTTCTTACTCATCCAGGTTACCAAGCCATTCGCCGTCGACTGGTTGTGATAAAGCCACAAGATGCTATTATAGGTGTTATGCTTTATTGTGATGTATCTGAAAAAATTGTTCAGAGCCAGTCTTATGGGTTGTTACAACATCAAATGGTCAATTGGCAAATCACGCCGAATGCTCAATTTAAAAGGGCACCTAAGCGAAGCGCACTTAGTTATGATTTAGAAGAAACGTTTAAAGACTGGACCAATCAGTTATCAAAACAAGATCTGAAACTATTGTGTGATACTTTTTTTGATTGTTTGGCTGCTAGTGGGATCACTAGTCTAAATGCCTTTAGTCTTGACGATAAGGCGTTTTTAACCTTGATGCGTGTAATCAGTTCATTACAGTCTATTGATCATGAGAAAAAGAAGGTGATGGTAAAATCCCTTCACCAATTGATGGTAACCTATGGTAGCTATCGTCGTCGAGATATTTCTGAAAATATCCATAATCA
- a CDS encoding bacteriocin immunity protein, translated as MSGLNWFSGGNERRQQASLLIKDLVADLKQSGGKEPLQKVLLSFNEELKRGESFIPFILSRMTVAVSTVLKEHRITLSAKESAQLEDLYALLQIRYGY; from the coding sequence ATGTCTGGACTAAACTGGTTTTCAGGAGGAAATGAGCGCCGACAGCAAGCTTCGCTACTCATCAAAGATTTAGTGGCAGATTTGAAGCAAAGTGGTGGAAAAGAACCGCTACAAAAAGTATTGCTCTCTTTTAATGAGGAGTTAAAGAGAGGAGAGTCCTTTATTCCTTTTATTTTAAGTCGTATGACAGTAGCAGTTTCAACAGTTTTAAAGGAACATCGGATCACCTTATCAGCGAAAGAATCTGCTCAACTGGAAGACTTGTATGCCTTACTGCAAATTCGATATGGTTATTAA
- a CDS encoding HD domain-containing protein, translating to MTEKEAQLLAQAEAWIKEKLAADASGHDFWHVIRVCLLAKIIAQEEEGDVFICQLAALLHDMADDKLNDDPKKAHQDILTWLADHDVSQKQSDQIMTIIDTISFKGGHGKPLTSLEAKIVQDADRLDAIGAIGIARCMAYSGHTGRLIHDPDRLPRETMTVEEYRKDGTAIMHFYEKLLTLKNRMNTAYGRQLAEHRHQVLVSYLDEFYAEWDGLR from the coding sequence ATGACTGAAAAAGAAGCGCAGCTATTAGCCCAAGCAGAGGCCTGGATCAAGGAAAAACTGGCAGCGGATGCTAGTGGTCATGATTTTTGGCATGTGATTCGTGTTTGTCTCTTGGCTAAGATTATCGCCCAAGAGGAAGAGGGAGATGTTTTCATCTGTCAGTTGGCAGCTCTCTTGCATGATATGGCTGATGACAAACTCAATGATGATCCAAAGAAAGCCCACCAAGATATTCTGACTTGGTTAGCTGATCATGACGTATCGCAGAAGCAGTCTGATCAGATCATGACGATTATTGATACAATCTCTTTTAAAGGCGGTCACGGGAAACCATTGACAAGTTTGGAAGCTAAGATTGTTCAAGATGCTGATCGACTAGATGCCATTGGTGCTATTGGTATTGCCCGCTGTATGGCTTACTCAGGTCACACCGGTCGATTGATTCATGATCCTGATAGACTACCGCGAGAGACCATGACTGTTGAGGAATATCGTAAGGATGGGACAGCTATCATGCACTTTTATGAGAAATTACTGACGTTGAAAAATCGCATGAATACCGCTTACGGTCGTCAGCTTGCGGAGCATCGGCATCAGGTTTTGGTGTCTTATTTAGATGAATTTTATGCTGAATGGGATGGCTTGCGTTAA
- the msrB gene encoding peptide-methionine (R)-S-oxide reductase MsrB: METKDDLKKRIGDLSYEVTQHAATERPFTGEYNDFFEKGIYVDIVSGEVLFSSLDKFNSGCGWPAFSKPIENRMVTNHDDSSYGMRRVEVKSREAGSHLGHVFSDGPQEAGGLRYCINSAALKFIPYDHMEKEGYAQWLTLFDEK, from the coding sequence ATGGAGACAAAAGATGACTTGAAAAAACGGATTGGTGATCTTTCTTACGAGGTTACCCAACATGCGGCGACAGAACGTCCTTTTACAGGGGAATATAATGATTTTTTTGAGAAGGGGATTTATGTCGATATTGTTAGTGGAGAGGTCTTGTTTTCATCACTGGATAAATTTAATTCTGGCTGTGGTTGGCCTGCCTTCTCAAAACCTATTGAAAATCGCATGGTCACGAACCACGATGACTCTTCTTATGGAATGAGACGGGTTGAAGTCAAAAGTCGGGAAGCGGGATCGCATTTGGGGCATGTCTTTAGTGATGGACCTCAAGAAGCTGGAGGCTTACGTTACTGTATCAATTCAGCAGCTCTTAAATTTATTCCTTATGATCATATGGAAAAAGAAGGCTATGCCCAATGGCTCACATTGTTTGATGAGAAATAA
- the lepA gene encoding translation elongation factor 4, protein MNSQDLKKRQEKIRNFSIIAHIDHGKSTLADRILEKTETVSSREMQAQLLDSMDLERERGITIKLNAIELNYTAKDGETYIFHLIDTPGHVDFTYEVSRSLAACEGAILVVDAAQGIEAQTLANVYLALDNDLEILPVINKIDLPAADPERVRHEVEDVIGLDASEAVLASAKAGIGIEEILEQIVEKVPAPTGDVDSPLQALIFDSVYDAYRGVILQVRIVNGIVKPGDKIQMMSNGKTFDVTEVGIFTPKAVGRDFLSTGDVGYVAASIKTVADTRVGDTVTLANNPAKEALHGYKQMNPMVFAGIYPIESNKYNDLREALEKLQLNDASLQFEPETSQALGFGFRCGFLGLLHMDVIQERLEREFNIDLIMTAPSVVYHVHTTDGGMIEVSNPSEFPDPTRVASIEEPYVKAQIMVPQEFVGAVMELSQRKRGDFVTMDYIDDNRVNVIYQIPLAEIVFDFFDKLKSSTRGYASFDYEISEYRKSQLVKMDILLNGDKVDALSFIVHKEFAYERGKIIVDKLKKIIPRQQFEVPIQAAIGQKIVARSDIKALRKNVLAKCYGGDVSRKRKLLEKQKAGKKRMKSIGSVEVPQEAFLSVLSMDDDAKK, encoded by the coding sequence ATGAACAGTCAAGATTTAAAGAAACGTCAGGAGAAGATTCGTAATTTCTCCATTATTGCACATATTGACCATGGCAAATCTACTCTCGCTGATCGCATTTTGGAAAAGACCGAGACCGTTTCCTCTCGTGAAATGCAGGCCCAGTTACTGGACTCCATGGATTTGGAGCGTGAGCGTGGGATTACCATCAAGTTAAACGCTATTGAGCTTAATTATACGGCTAAGGATGGGGAAACGTACATTTTCCACCTTATTGATACCCCAGGGCATGTGGACTTTACTTATGAAGTATCTCGTTCGTTGGCAGCCTGCGAGGGAGCTATTCTAGTGGTTGATGCAGCGCAGGGAATTGAAGCGCAGACATTGGCTAACGTTTACCTAGCCCTCGACAATGATTTGGAAATTTTACCTGTTATCAATAAAATTGATTTGCCGGCTGCTGATCCAGAACGGGTTCGCCATGAAGTGGAAGATGTCATTGGACTTGATGCTTCTGAGGCTGTTCTGGCGTCAGCTAAGGCTGGTATCGGGATTGAAGAAATTCTTGAGCAAATTGTTGAGAAGGTTCCTGCTCCTACGGGTGATGTGGATTCGCCTTTACAAGCCTTGATTTTTGACTCTGTTTACGATGCTTATCGAGGCGTTATCCTGCAAGTTCGGATTGTGAATGGTATTGTCAAACCTGGCGATAAAATTCAAATGATGTCGAATGGAAAAACCTTTGATGTCACAGAAGTTGGGATTTTCACTCCTAAGGCAGTTGGACGAGATTTCCTTTCGACGGGAGATGTTGGTTATGTTGCGGCTTCTATTAAAACAGTAGCGGATACTCGGGTGGGGGATACGGTAACTTTAGCTAATAACCCAGCTAAGGAAGCCTTGCATGGCTACAAACAAATGAATCCCATGGTCTTTGCAGGGATTTATCCGATTGAATCAAATAAATACAATGACTTGCGTGAAGCGCTTGAAAAATTACAACTGAATGATGCCAGTTTACAGTTTGAACCAGAAACGTCACAAGCTCTTGGCTTTGGTTTCCGTTGTGGATTTTTAGGTTTGCTTCATATGGACGTGATTCAAGAACGTTTAGAGCGTGAGTTTAACATTGATTTGATCATGACAGCACCGTCCGTGGTGTATCACGTTCACACAACTGATGGGGGTATGATTGAAGTGTCTAATCCCTCAGAATTTCCTGATCCAACGCGGGTGGCTTCTATTGAAGAGCCTTATGTTAAAGCGCAAATCATGGTGCCACAAGAGTTCGTTGGGGCTGTTATGGAATTGTCGCAGCGCAAGCGTGGAGACTTTGTAACCATGGATTATATTGATGATAATCGTGTCAATGTGATTTACCAAATTCCGCTGGCTGAAATTGTGTTTGATTTCTTTGATAAATTGAAATCATCAACGCGTGGCTATGCTAGCTTTGATTATGAAATTTCAGAATACCGCAAGTCACAACTGGTGAAAATGGATATTCTGCTGAATGGGGATAAGGTTGATGCGCTCAGCTTTATTGTCCATAAAGAATTTGCTTATGAACGTGGGAAAATTATTGTTGATAAGTTGAAAAAGATCATTCCACGTCAACAATTTGAAGTGCCTATTCAAGCGGCTATCGGTCAAAAAATTGTTGCTCGTTCAGACATCAAGGCCCTTCGTAAAAACGTTTTGGCTAAGTGTTATGGTGGTGACGTGTCTCGTAAACGTAAATTACTCGAAAAGCAAAAAGCCGGTAAAAAACGCATGAAATCGATTGGTTCGGTAGAAGTCCCTCAAGAAGCTTTCTTGAGTGTTCTCTCAATGGATGACGATGCTAAAAAATAA
- the ndk gene encoding nucleoside-diphosphate kinase, giving the protein MEQTFFMIKPDGVKRGLVGEVLRRIERRGFTFERLELRQASPELLAKHYEALLTKPFYPELEAYMTSGPVLIGVLSGNRVISSWRTMMGVTNPKDALPGTIRGDFAQAPGDDGGIFNVVHGSDSRDSARREIALWFNQAELDSSAIVPKDNQ; this is encoded by the coding sequence ATGGAACAAACATTTTTTATGATTAAGCCGGATGGGGTTAAGCGAGGGTTAGTTGGAGAGGTTTTGCGGCGGATTGAGCGTCGAGGATTTACATTTGAACGCTTGGAGTTGCGGCAAGCTAGTCCGGAACTCTTGGCTAAGCACTACGAAGCCTTGCTAACTAAACCATTTTATCCTGAGCTTGAAGCTTACATGACAAGTGGTCCTGTTTTAATTGGGGTGCTGTCGGGAAATCGGGTGATTTCCTCTTGGCGAACCATGATGGGGGTAACTAATCCTAAGGATGCTCTTCCCGGAACCATTCGTGGTGATTTTGCCCAAGCTCCTGGTGATGATGGAGGTATTTTTAACGTGGTGCATGGGTCCGATTCAAGAGACTCGGCTAGGCGTGAGATTGCCCTTTGGTTTAATCAAGCTGAACTTGATAGCTCTGCTATTGTTCCGAAAGATAATCAGTAA
- a CDS encoding TIGR01906 family membrane protein translates to MVENIKLLCSWIWILVLAILMTIYSAWLWYPLEVEYLKLEQVVFMSKDAILHNYNGLLNYLTNPFETSLTFASFRSSTDGLKHFADVKWFFHLTQVVFLGFLYPTVKSFKQRFKTKSFWSIQRPLIIAALFPLMIGLMASVIGFENFFILFHKVLFVGDNNWLFDPLKDPVIWILPEVFFLHCFLFFITIYEALLWGLVGLAKWQSPKIK, encoded by the coding sequence ATGGTAGAAAACATTAAATTACTTTGCAGCTGGATATGGATATTAGTGTTAGCCATTCTCATGACAATCTATTCAGCTTGGCTATGGTATCCTCTTGAGGTGGAGTACCTGAAATTAGAACAAGTTGTTTTTATGAGCAAGGATGCTATCTTGCATAACTATAACGGATTACTCAATTACCTCACTAATCCCTTTGAGACAAGTTTGACGTTTGCTAGTTTTAGATCGTCGACAGATGGGCTTAAGCATTTTGCAGACGTCAAGTGGTTTTTTCATCTCACACAAGTCGTCTTTCTAGGTTTCCTTTACCCAACGGTCAAGTCTTTTAAGCAAAGATTCAAAACTAAAAGTTTCTGGTCCATTCAAAGGCCTTTAATAATAGCAGCTTTGTTTCCTCTTATGATTGGGTTAATGGCTAGTGTTATTGGATTTGAAAACTTTTTTATTCTTTTTCATAAGGTGCTTTTTGTAGGAGATAACAATTGGCTCTTTGACCCCTTGAAAGATCCTGTGATCTGGATTCTTCCAGAAGTCTTTTTCTTGCACTGTTTTCTCTTTTTTATCACCATTTACGAAGCTCTTCTATGGGGGTTAGTGGGATTGGCAAAATGGCAGAGCCCAAAGATAAAGTAG
- a CDS encoding TIGR01457 family HAD-type hydrolase, whose amino-acid sequence MPYKGYLIDLDGTIYQGKNRIPAGERFIKRLQEKDLPYLLVTNNTTRTPEMVQDMLSKQFNVETGIETIYTATMATVDYMNDMNRGKTAYVIGETGLKSAIAAAGYVEELENPAYVVVGLDSQVTYEMLAIATLAIQKGALFIGTNPDLNIPTERGLMPGAGALNALLEAATRVKPVFIGKPNAIIMNKSLEVLGVKRSEAVMVGDNYLTDIMAGIQNDIATILVTTGFTRPEELPTLPVQPDHVLSSLDEWEL is encoded by the coding sequence GTGCCTTATAAGGGTTATTTAATTGATTTAGACGGAACAATTTACCAAGGGAAAAACCGTATTCCAGCAGGGGAACGGTTTATCAAACGCCTACAAGAAAAAGACCTTCCCTATTTATTGGTGACTAATAATACAACACGCACACCTGAAATGGTTCAAGACATGTTGTCTAAACAGTTTAATGTTGAGACAGGCATTGAGACTATCTACACAGCTACTATGGCGACCGTTGATTACATGAATGACATGAACCGTGGCAAAACAGCGTATGTTATTGGTGAGACTGGACTTAAATCGGCTATTGCAGCCGCAGGCTATGTAGAAGAACTTGAGAATCCCGCTTACGTGGTGGTTGGTTTAGACAGTCAGGTGACCTATGAGATGTTAGCCATAGCCACCTTGGCTATTCAAAAGGGTGCCCTCTTTATTGGGACAAATCCTGATTTAAACATTCCGACTGAACGTGGCCTGATGCCAGGAGCAGGTGCATTGAATGCCTTATTAGAAGCTGCCACACGTGTGAAGCCTGTTTTTATCGGAAAACCCAATGCTATCATTATGAATAAATCACTAGAAGTCCTAGGAGTCAAACGTTCCGAAGCAGTGATGGTTGGGGATAATTACTTGACTGATATTATGGCAGGCATTCAAAATGATATTGCAACCATTCTGGTGACAACAGGTTTTACGAGACCTGAAGAATTACCAACATTACCAGTGCAGCCAGATCATGTCCTATCTAGTCTTGATGAGTGGGAATTGTGA
- a CDS encoding acyl-[acyl-carrier-protein] thioesterase, which produces MGLSYREDIKLPFELCDVKSDIKFPLLLDYCLTVSGRQSAQLGRSNDYLLEQYGLIWIVTDYEATIHRLPRFKETITIETQAISYNKFFCYRQFYIYDQEGQLLVDILAYFALLNPETRKVASIPEDLVAPFETNFVKKLRRAPKMHLLEKPIDQDYRVRYFDIDMNGHVNNSKYLDWIYDVLGYEFLKAHEPLRMTLKYVKEVSPGGQITSSYQLDQLTSYHQIITAGQLNAQATIEWRAIKQIESETD; this is translated from the coding sequence ATGGGATTAAGTTATCGCGAGGACATCAAACTTCCTTTTGAGCTGTGTGATGTTAAATCAGATATTAAGTTTCCGCTTCTCTTGGACTATTGTTTAACGGTCTCTGGGAGACAATCTGCCCAATTAGGACGAAGTAATGACTACCTTTTAGAGCAATACGGCTTAATTTGGATTGTGACGGATTATGAAGCAACTATTCATCGCTTGCCTCGCTTCAAAGAAACCATTACCATTGAGACACAAGCCATATCTTATAATAAATTCTTTTGTTACCGACAATTCTATATTTATGACCAAGAGGGACAACTTTTGGTAGATATTCTAGCTTATTTTGCTTTGCTCAATCCAGAAACTCGCAAGGTAGCCTCTATTCCGGAAGATTTAGTAGCGCCGTTTGAAACTAATTTTGTTAAAAAGTTACGTCGAGCTCCTAAAATGCATCTCTTAGAAAAGCCCATTGACCAAGATTACCGTGTACGCTATTTTGACATTGACATGAATGGTCACGTTAACAACAGTAAATATTTAGATTGGATTTATGATGTGTTGGGGTATGAGTTTCTAAAGGCTCATGAGCCTTTACGCATGACTTTAAAATACGTCAAAGAAGTCTCACCAGGTGGTCAAATTACCTCCAGTTATCAGTTAGATCAATTGACTTCTTATCATCAAATCATAACAGCTGGGCAGCTGAACGCCCAAGCCACGATTGAATGGCGAGCGATTAAACAAATAGAAAGCGAGACAGACTAG
- the hemW gene encoding radical SAM family heme chaperone HemW codes for MSKKPTSAYVHIPFCTQICYYCDFSKVFIQNQPVDAYLEALIQEFESYDINDLKTLYIGGGTPTAITAAQLKYLLSHLERNLNLDYLEEFTIEANPGDLTPDKIEVLKQSSVNRISLGVQTFNNKQLKQIGRSHNEEQIYSTIANLKAAGFHNISIDLIYALPGQTLAQVKENVAKALALDIPHLSLYSLILEHHTVFMNKMRRGKLNLPTEDLEAEMFEYIISEMEANGFEHYEISNFTKPGFESRHNLMYWDNVEYFGCGAGASGYLNGIRYQNRVPIQHYLKAVEAGNARLNEEVLRKEEMMEEELFLGLRKKTGVFIQRFQEKFGISFEERYGTIVRDLQDQGLLVKDDAFVRMTKKGLFLGDSVAERFILD; via the coding sequence ATGTCAAAAAAACCTACCTCAGCTTATGTGCATATTCCTTTTTGCACACAAATTTGTTACTATTGTGACTTTTCTAAAGTCTTTATCCAAAATCAACCTGTTGATGCCTACTTGGAAGCGCTGATTCAAGAATTCGAATCCTATGACATTAATGACTTAAAGACTCTTTATATTGGAGGGGGAACGCCAACGGCGATTACTGCAGCTCAGCTGAAGTATTTATTAAGTCACCTTGAACGAAACCTCAATTTAGATTATCTTGAAGAGTTCACTATTGAGGCCAATCCTGGTGATTTAACCCCAGATAAAATTGAAGTGCTCAAACAATCATCTGTCAACCGGATTTCGCTTGGTGTGCAAACCTTTAATAATAAACAATTAAAGCAGATTGGCCGTAGCCATAATGAAGAACAAATTTATAGCACCATCGCTAATTTAAAAGCTGCAGGCTTTCACAATATTTCCATTGATTTAATTTATGCTTTGCCAGGTCAAACCTTAGCTCAAGTCAAGGAAAATGTTGCTAAAGCTCTGGCACTTGATATTCCCCACCTTAGTCTTTATAGCCTTATTTTGGAACATCACACCGTTTTTATGAACAAAATGCGACGTGGTAAACTTAACTTACCAACGGAAGACTTGGAAGCGGAAATGTTTGAGTATATTATTTCAGAAATGGAAGCTAATGGTTTTGAGCATTATGAAATTTCCAATTTTACCAAACCTGGTTTTGAAAGTCGTCATAACTTGATGTATTGGGATAATGTTGAATATTTTGGATGTGGTGCAGGGGCTTCGGGTTACCTTAATGGCATTCGCTATCAAAATAGGGTACCGATTCAGCACTACCTTAAGGCAGTTGAAGCAGGGAATGCTAGACTAAATGAGGAAGTGCTGCGCAAAGAGGAAATGATGGAAGAGGAACTCTTTTTAGGATTACGTAAAAAGACAGGAGTCTTCATCCAGCGATTTCAAGAAAAATTTGGTATTTCTTTTGAGGAGCGCTATGGAACTATTGTTAGGGATCTTCAAGATCAAGGACTGCTTGTCAAAGATGATGCCTTTGTCAGAATGACTAAAAAGGGTCTTTTCTTAGGTGATTCTGTTGCTGAGCGGTTTATATTAGATTAG
- a CDS encoding GNAT family N-acetyltransferase: protein MTKQQIEKLADLLPPFAAKLYLDMIPEFQDGYASYVYQTPKEDIQNRRIKQLTKSFARLLDTPSFYVMPLSTQVGRQLLRDEEIACHSLSSVGAIQTFEAAVEDEKEVLQLLRNGSRLALLVLEKSNETVHMDLVILTKAEQKVISPAMLTTIEEHLLAATKGNALQLTVTVEQGAARIFYQAHGFYQKVDDLAFKSTDGKLICQLVKDLFKA from the coding sequence ATGACAAAACAGCAAATCGAAAAACTAGCGGACTTACTGCCTCCTTTTGCAGCCAAACTTTACTTAGACATGATTCCTGAATTTCAAGATGGTTATGCTTCATATGTTTATCAAACCCCAAAAGAAGATATTCAAAACCGTCGCATTAAGCAGTTAACTAAAAGTTTTGCGCGCTTGCTAGACACGCCTTCGTTTTATGTTATGCCCCTTTCCACACAAGTAGGCAGACAGCTGTTAAGGGATGAAGAAATAGCTTGTCACTCTTTATCCAGCGTAGGGGCTATTCAGACCTTTGAAGCTGCAGTTGAGGATGAAAAAGAAGTTTTACAGTTACTTCGTAATGGCTCTAGACTGGCTTTGCTTGTGTTAGAAAAATCAAATGAAACCGTTCATATGGATTTAGTAATACTGACCAAGGCAGAGCAAAAGGTCATATCACCAGCTATGTTAACTACTATTGAGGAGCATCTTTTGGCAGCTACTAAGGGAAACGCTTTACAGCTAACCGTTACAGTTGAGCAAGGAGCAGCAAGAATCTTTTACCAAGCCCATGGCTTTTACCAGAAAGTTGATGATTTGGCTTTTAAATCAACTGACGGTAAGTTGATTTGCCAACTGGTTAAAGACCTCTTTAAAGCATGA
- the glmM gene encoding phosphoglucosamine mutase, with protein MGKYFGTDGVRGEANVELTPELAFKLGRFGGYVLSQHETERPKVFVARDTRISGEMLESALIAGLLSVGIEVYKLGVLATPGVSYLVRTEKASAGVMISASHNPALDNGIKFFGNDGFKLADDQELEIEALLDAPEDTLPRPSAEGLGTLVDYPEGLRKYEKFLVTTGTDLSGMTVALDTANGAASVSARDVFLDLNAEIAVIGEKPNGLNINDGVGSTHPEQLQELVKETGADLGLAFDGDSDRLIAVDETGEIVDGDRIMFIIGKYLSEKRLLAHNTIVTTVMSNLGFHKALDKQGINKAITAVGDRYVVEEMRRSGYNLGGEQSGHVIIMDYNTTGDGQLTAIQLTKVMKETGKSLSELAAEVTIYPQKLVNIRVKNSMKERAMEVPAIANIIAKMEDEMAGNGRILVRPSGTEPLLRVMAEAPTDAEVDYYVDTIADVVRTEIGCDN; from the coding sequence ATGGGAAAATATTTTGGAACAGATGGTGTTCGTGGCGAAGCAAATGTTGAACTGACACCTGAGTTGGCTTTTAAACTGGGCCGCTTCGGTGGTTATGTTTTGAGTCAACATGAGACCGAGAGACCTAAAGTTTTTGTGGCGCGTGACACCCGTATTTCAGGAGAAATGTTGGAGTCAGCCTTGATTGCTGGTCTACTATCTGTTGGTATTGAAGTTTATAAACTTGGTGTTTTAGCGACACCTGGTGTCTCTTATTTAGTTAGAACTGAAAAAGCAAGTGCTGGTGTGATGATTTCTGCGAGTCATAACCCTGCGCTTGACAATGGTATTAAATTCTTTGGGAATGATGGGTTTAAGTTAGCTGATGACCAAGAATTGGAAATTGAAGCTCTCTTAGATGCTCCGGAGGACACGCTTCCTCGCCCAAGTGCAGAAGGACTTGGAACCTTGGTAGATTATCCAGAAGGACTTCGTAAATATGAAAAGTTCTTGGTAACAACAGGTACTGACTTAAGTGGTATGACAGTTGCCTTAGACACTGCTAATGGAGCTGCTTCAGTGTCAGCACGTGATGTCTTTTTAGATTTAAATGCAGAAATTGCTGTCATTGGTGAAAAACCAAATGGTCTTAATATTAATGACGGTGTTGGTTCAACGCATCCAGAACAGCTTCAAGAGTTAGTTAAGGAAACAGGAGCAGATCTTGGTTTAGCCTTTGACGGCGATAGCGACCGTCTGATTGCCGTGGACGAAACTGGCGAGATTGTTGACGGCGATCGTATTATGTTTATCATTGGTAAATACTTGTCAGAAAAAAGACTTCTTGCTCACAATACCATTGTCACAACGGTGATGTCTAACCTCGGTTTTCATAAAGCTTTAGATAAACAAGGTATAAATAAAGCAATTACAGCAGTTGGAGACCGCTATGTGGTTGAAGAAATGCGTCGCTCAGGATACAATCTCGGTGGTGAGCAATCAGGCCATGTCATTATCATGGACTACAATACCACTGGAGATGGTCAGTTGACAGCTATCCAATTAACTAAGGTGATGAAGGAAACTGGAAAATCACTTTCGGAATTAGCTGCTGAAGTAACCATTTACCCTCAAAAGCTGGTTAATATTCGTGTGAAAAACAGCATGAAAGAACGTGCTATGGAAGTTCCAGCTATTGCTAACATCATTGCAAAAATGGAGGATGAAATGGCTGGTAATGGTCGTATTCTCGTGAGACCGAGTGGTACAGAACCTCTTCTTCGTGTCATGGCAGAGGCGCCAACAGATGCCGAAGTTGATTATTATGTCGATACTATTGCTGATGTAGTCCGTACAGAAATCGGATGCGATAACTAA